One window from the genome of Saccopteryx leptura isolate mSacLep1 chromosome 8, mSacLep1_pri_phased_curated, whole genome shotgun sequence encodes:
- the ARL14 gene encoding ADP-ribosylation factor-like protein 14 codes for MFSRRTRRGNILSDQKKNSLKEKKLKMGVWSSKNPKVKQARILLLGLDSAGKSTLLYKLKFAEDTVTIPTIGFNVEMIELEKSLLLTVWDVGGQEKMRTMWDCYYEHTDGLVYVVDSTDKQRLEASRREFEHILKNEHIKNVPVVLLANKQDEPGALTAEDITRVFKVKKLCCDRNWYVQPCCAITGDGLTEGFRKLTEFVKSHMKSRPDTVAFFKQN; via the coding sequence atGTTTTCACGCAGGACCCGGAGAGGAAACATTCTCTCTGACCAAAAGAAAAattcattaaaggaaaaaaagcttaAAATGGGTGTGTGGAGTTCTAAAAACCCTAAAGTCAAGCAAGCCCGAATTCTTCTTCTGGGACTTGACTCTGCTGGGAAGTCTACTCTCCTTTATAAATTAAAGTTTGCTGAGGATACTGTGACCATCCCAACAATAGGTTTCAATGTAGAGATGATCGAGTTGGAAAAGAGTCTTTTGCTCACGGTCTGGGATGTTGGAGGACAAGAGAAAATGAGAACTATGTGGGACTGTTACTATGAGCATACGGATGGGCTGGTGTATGTTGTGGACAGCACGGACAAACAACGACTGGAAGCCTCCAGGAGAGAATTTGAGCACATTTTGAAGAATGAACATATTAAAAATGTGCCTGTTGTTCTATTAGCCaacaaacaagatgagcctggagcTCTGACTGCTGAGGACATCACTAGAGTGTTCAAAGTGAAAAAGCTTTGCTGTGACCGGAACTGGTACGTGCAGCCCTGCTGTGCCATCACCGGGGATGGGCTGACTGAGGGGTTCAGGAAATTAACTGAATTTGTGAAAAGCCACATGAAGTCAAGACCAGATACTGTAGCATTCTTCAAGCAGAACTGA